The following coding sequences are from one Achromobacter sp. B7 window:
- a CDS encoding cold-shock protein produces the protein MAQKGKVKWFNADKGYGFITPDVGGTEVFAHFSAIQGRGYRSLNEGQEVEFEVKDGPKGPQAAEIRPL, from the coding sequence ATGGCTCAGAAGGGCAAAGTTAAGTGGTTCAACGCTGACAAGGGTTATGGCTTCATCACCCCGGATGTTGGCGGAACCGAAGTTTTCGCACACTTTTCCGCCATCCAGGGCCGCGGCTATCGCAGCCTGAACGAAGGGCAGGAAGTCGAATTCGAAGTTAAGGATGGTCCGAAAGGACCTCAAGCGGCCGAAATTCGCCCGCTCTAA
- a CDS encoding sensor histidine kinase, whose protein sequence is MTTRNPKKTGFFAGKKRNRTLKTQLLWWLIPTLVLVMMGALWLSNHQLRNQVDIAYDRSLAGALRAIDHNISTASGGLAMEQPYLMLEFFELTANGSVFYRVATEDGLAEIGHPGLPLPEQPLESGEPRFFYATYQGAPVRVAALARPMDPPLYANKGGRVIVQVAEGLEGRQAFMHQVLLRSVERDLAVILISVLVIILGVFMALRPLVRLRQEVEGRSGDDLSPVSASEMPGEVLPLVSAVNLHMARFAAQARVQSQFLDDASHQLRTPLSVLRTQTAYALRETDPQEVRTALLAMQEGLDRAVRTTNQMLALARAKDASVAEGGFTAEPVDLVELADAVIRSLLPAARARQLDIGLEAESRPVCVSGAEWLLREAVTNLVDNAIRYARPAGEVTVTVHVEGSQARLAVEDDGPGMSADDIARACVRFRRGAAGKNTSGAGLGLAIVGTIAGILGATLVLENRTPLPGLRAALVFSLAPARNRDPDAAPRHEIGRN, encoded by the coding sequence TTGACAACTAGAAATCCGAAAAAAACGGGTTTTTTCGCGGGAAAAAAACGTAATCGCACCCTGAAAACGCAGTTGCTCTGGTGGCTTATCCCCACGTTGGTCCTGGTGATGATGGGCGCGCTGTGGCTGTCGAACCATCAACTGCGCAACCAGGTCGACATTGCCTATGACCGATCGCTGGCTGGCGCGCTTCGCGCGATCGACCACAACATATCCACAGCCAGCGGTGGATTAGCCATGGAACAGCCTTACCTGATGCTTGAATTTTTTGAGCTGACGGCCAATGGCAGCGTTTTCTATCGCGTGGCAACCGAAGACGGGCTGGCCGAAATCGGGCATCCCGGCTTGCCGTTGCCCGAGCAGCCGCTGGAATCGGGCGAACCGCGTTTTTTTTACGCGACCTACCAGGGCGCTCCCGTGCGCGTCGCCGCCCTGGCCCGGCCGATGGATCCGCCCCTGTATGCAAACAAAGGGGGACGGGTAATCGTGCAGGTGGCCGAGGGGTTGGAAGGCCGCCAGGCGTTCATGCACCAGGTGCTGTTGCGCTCGGTGGAACGGGACCTGGCCGTGATTCTGATCAGCGTTCTGGTCATCATCCTAGGGGTTTTCATGGCGCTGCGCCCGTTGGTTCGACTAAGGCAGGAGGTAGAAGGGCGTTCTGGAGACGATTTAAGCCCCGTCAGCGCATCCGAGATGCCGGGCGAGGTCCTGCCCTTGGTTTCGGCTGTAAACCTCCACATGGCCCGTTTTGCGGCCCAGGCGAGGGTGCAGAGCCAGTTCCTTGACGACGCCTCGCACCAATTGCGCACGCCCTTGTCCGTTTTGCGTACCCAAACAGCCTATGCCCTGCGCGAAACAGACCCCCAGGAGGTCCGTACAGCCCTTCTGGCGATGCAGGAGGGCCTGGACAGGGCCGTGCGCACCACCAACCAAATGCTCGCCCTGGCGCGCGCTAAGGACGCTTCCGTGGCCGAAGGGGGGTTTACCGCGGAACCGGTGGATCTGGTCGAGCTGGCCGACGCCGTCATCAGAAGCCTGCTGCCCGCCGCGCGAGCGCGTCAGCTGGACATCGGGCTGGAAGCGGAAAGTCGGCCGGTATGCGTCAGCGGCGCGGAGTGGCTACTGCGCGAGGCCGTCACGAACCTGGTCGATAACGCCATCCGCTATGCGCGGCCGGCCGGCGAGGTCACCGTGACGGTGCACGTGGAAGGGAGCCAAGCGCGTCTGGCCGTCGAGGACGACGGCCCGGGGATGTCCGCGGACGACATCGCGCGGGCCTGCGTGCGCTTTCGCCGGGGTGCGGCAGGCAAGAACACGTCGGGGGCGGGCCTGGGCCTGGCCATTGTGGGCACCATTGCCGGAATACTGGGCGCCACCCTCGTGCTGGAAAACCGCACGCCCTTGCCGGGCTTGCGTGCGGCCCTGGTGTTTTCCCTGGCGCCCGCCCGCAACCGCGACCCCGATGCTGCGCCGCGTCACGAAATCGGGCGAAATTGA
- a CDS encoding AbrB family transcriptional regulator: protein MNVDGIVRRNMLLRVAGGLSIASVGALLAVWAQLPLPWMLGALLATAATRIAGVGTACPRPARNGGQWVIGTSLGLYFTPQVVEHIGGNAGPIIVGMVFALGLAFMGTAMLRRYTDADFKTAWFASAIGGASEMASLAERHGARIDRVATAHSVRVLLVVITVPFIFQWWGVAGLDPTVPGPQRVHGSGLAALVLLTCLGGLAFMKLRLPNPWVLGPMVVAMLLTVFGIELSALPDYVPKAGQLLIGWSLGDRYRPDFFRAAPRFIAVVAAFTLGALVLAFGLGALLSYWSAAPAPTLILGTTPGGIAEMAITAKVLQLGVPVVTAFHVTRMVFVVTATGPIYAVLARRQA from the coding sequence ATGAACGTGGACGGAATCGTGCGGCGGAACATGTTGTTGAGGGTGGCGGGGGGATTGTCGATTGCGTCGGTGGGCGCGCTGTTGGCGGTGTGGGCGCAACTGCCCTTGCCTTGGATGCTGGGCGCCTTGCTGGCGACGGCTGCAACGCGTATTGCTGGCGTGGGAACCGCCTGCCCGCGCCCGGCGCGCAATGGGGGCCAGTGGGTGATCGGCACGTCGCTGGGTTTGTATTTCACGCCGCAGGTGGTGGAACACATCGGCGGCAACGCCGGCCCCATCATCGTCGGCATGGTGTTCGCCCTGGGGCTGGCGTTCATGGGTACCGCGATGCTTCGCCGCTATACGGATGCCGACTTTAAGACTGCCTGGTTTGCATCGGCCATCGGCGGGGCCAGCGAAATGGCCAGCCTGGCGGAACGCCACGGCGCGCGCATTGACCGCGTTGCCACAGCTCATAGCGTGCGCGTCCTGCTGGTGGTGATAACGGTGCCGTTTATCTTCCAGTGGTGGGGCGTGGCCGGCCTGGATCCGACGGTGCCTGGACCCCAGAGGGTGCACGGCTCGGGCCTGGCCGCATTGGTGCTGCTGACGTGCTTGGGCGGGCTGGCATTCATGAAGCTGCGCTTGCCAAATCCGTGGGTGCTGGGGCCCATGGTGGTGGCAATGCTGTTAACTGTTTTCGGCATTGAACTGTCCGCGCTGCCCGACTACGTGCCCAAGGCGGGACAGCTGCTGATCGGCTGGTCGCTGGGAGACCGTTACCGACCGGATTTCTTTCGCGCGGCGCCGCGTTTTATTGCGGTGGTGGCCGCCTTCACGCTGGGCGCCCTGGTGCTGGCTTTTGGTTTGGGCGCACTGCTGTCGTATTGGTCGGCAGCCCCGGCCCCGACGCTGATATTGGGGACGACGCCGGGGGGCATTGCTGAAATGGCCATCACGGCCAAGGTGCTGCAACTAGGCGTGCCGGTGGTCACCGCGTTTCACGTTACGCGCATGGTTTTTGTCGTGACTGCGACGGGACCGATTTACGCCGTTCTTGCGCGGCGGCAAGCCTAA
- a CDS encoding response regulator — translation MRILLIEDEAELARWLSRSLARHAGFVVEWADDGLVAERRLAIEEFDAVVLDLGLPGMDGHALLAKIRARDDRTPVLVLTARDSLAEKIGTLHLGADDFLPKPFVVEELEARLIALIRRSRGREHPRLSLGNLVFETAAQKFMVSGQTLQLSPREHAVLRVLIQKSGEPINKQQILDRIVTDDADINLEAIEVLVHRLRKKLADTGVQIVTMRGMGYCLENLVDN, via the coding sequence ATGCGCATCCTTCTGATAGAAGACGAAGCCGAACTTGCTCGCTGGCTTTCAAGAAGCCTGGCCCGACACGCGGGCTTTGTCGTTGAATGGGCTGACGACGGATTGGTCGCCGAAAGACGGTTGGCAATCGAAGAATTCGATGCGGTCGTCCTGGATCTGGGACTTCCCGGTATGGACGGCCATGCCTTGCTGGCAAAAATTCGCGCGCGAGACGATCGAACGCCGGTGTTGGTCTTGACCGCGCGCGATTCCTTGGCCGAAAAAATTGGAACGCTGCACCTGGGTGCAGACGATTTCCTGCCGAAACCGTTTGTTGTGGAAGAGTTGGAAGCGCGTTTGATCGCACTGATTCGGCGCAGCCGGGGACGCGAACACCCGCGTCTGTCTCTGGGAAACCTGGTTTTTGAGACTGCGGCTCAAAAATTCATGGTCTCGGGACAGACTTTGCAGTTATCCCCACGTGAACATGCCGTACTTCGGGTGTTGATTCAGAAAAGTGGCGAGCCCATCAACAAGCAGCAAATTCTTGACCGCATCGTCACGGACGATGCGGACATCAACCTGGAAGCCATCGAAGTGCTGGTACACCGCCTGCGCAAGAAATTGGCGGATACCGGTGTGCAGATCGTGACCATGCGGGGCATGGGCTACTGCCTGGAGAACCTTGTTGACAACTAG
- a CDS encoding Bug family tripartite tricarboxylate transporter substrate binding protein — protein MTLSLGAAHAADEPRRPECIAPAQPGGGFDLTCRLATEGLKQSGAIKNTMRIVYMPGGIGAVAYNNIVAQHPNEPGTIVAFSGGSLLNLAQGKFGKYNVDDVRWLAAIGTDYGVAVVRNDSPYTDLKSLMDAFKQDPTKIVLGAGGTVGSQDWMKAALTAKAAGVDFKKMRFVAFEGGGEAVTALRGGHIQAYMGDAAEAFTMLEGGAPIRVLAVFNDQRLPGKLGTVPTAKEQGYDIVWPIIRGFYVGPKVSDSDYQFWVDAFNKATASPEFDKLRQQQGLFPFNKTGPDLDAYVKSQVKVYGELADSFGLIKK, from the coding sequence ATGACCCTGTCCCTGGGCGCCGCCCACGCCGCCGACGAGCCGCGCCGCCCCGAATGCATCGCACCGGCCCAGCCGGGCGGCGGCTTTGACCTGACCTGCCGCCTGGCGACCGAGGGCTTGAAGCAAAGCGGCGCGATCAAGAACACGATGCGTATCGTCTACATGCCGGGCGGCATCGGCGCGGTGGCCTACAACAACATCGTGGCGCAGCACCCCAATGAGCCCGGCACCATCGTCGCGTTCTCGGGTGGTTCGCTGCTGAACCTGGCGCAGGGCAAGTTTGGCAAGTACAACGTCGACGACGTGCGCTGGCTGGCGGCCATCGGCACCGACTACGGCGTGGCTGTGGTGCGCAACGATTCTCCGTACACGGACCTGAAAAGCCTGATGGACGCGTTCAAGCAGGATCCCACCAAGATCGTGCTGGGCGCCGGCGGCACGGTGGGCAGCCAGGACTGGATGAAGGCGGCGTTGACCGCCAAGGCGGCGGGCGTGGACTTCAAGAAGATGCGATTCGTCGCATTCGAAGGCGGCGGCGAAGCGGTCACCGCGCTGCGTGGCGGGCATATCCAGGCGTACATGGGCGACGCGGCCGAAGCGTTCACCATGCTGGAAGGCGGCGCACCGATCCGCGTGCTGGCCGTGTTCAACGACCAGCGCCTGCCCGGCAAGTTGGGCACGGTGCCCACGGCCAAGGAACAGGGCTACGACATCGTCTGGCCCATCATCCGGGGCTTCTACGTGGGTCCGAAGGTGTCCGACAGCGACTATCAGTTCTGGGTCGACGCGTTCAACAAGGCGACTGCCTCACCTGAGTTCGACAAGCTGCGCCAGCAACAGGGCCTGTTCCCCTTCAACAAGACCGGGCCCGACCTGGATGCCTACGTCAAGAGCCAGGTCAAGGTCTATGGCGAACTGGCGGATTCGTTCGGCCTGATCAAGAAGTAA
- a CDS encoding ClcB-like voltage-gated chloride channel protein, which translates to MAIEKSIMKSRAKHGLVYRLRARLVADNLPATLCAAALMGLFGALATVVFRELLGWTQMLLGGEEVPRGMVSLARGLDPWQRFLLPAAGGAVAGLVLQMAARWLPKRGAADYMEAISIGRGVIGLRQTLARSLSSIFSIGSGASIGREGPMVQLAAMFSSLTGRFLLLPPRHLRLLVACGATAGITSAYNAPIAGALFISEIVFGVISSATLVPLVVSSVVANIVTRQILHYDAVFHMPHFEFVSGWEVINYLGLGVAAGLVAPQFLRFLDLSRATFSRLPFPLWLRMALGGLVVGALSVVNPQVWGNGYSVVNSMLHTQWAWQAVAAILLMKIVATGASVGSGAVGGVFTPTLFVGAALGALYASGLQALLPAGDVSAISSYAVVGMGALLAATTYAPLMSTLMIFEMTLSYEVMLPLMLACITGYVIAHRIRPESVYAKSLANNERAQRAVWKVAAKTDVER; encoded by the coding sequence ATGGCTATAGAAAAAAGCATCATGAAATCCAGGGCGAAACACGGCTTGGTTTACCGGTTAAGGGCCCGCTTGGTGGCCGACAATCTGCCCGCCACCTTGTGTGCGGCGGCGCTGATGGGGCTGTTCGGCGCCCTGGCAACCGTGGTGTTTCGCGAACTGCTGGGCTGGACGCAAATGTTGCTGGGCGGCGAAGAGGTTCCGCGCGGCATGGTGTCGCTGGCGCGGGGGCTGGACCCCTGGCAACGGTTCCTGCTGCCCGCTGCGGGGGGCGCCGTCGCCGGTCTCGTCCTGCAAATGGCTGCCCGGTGGCTGCCAAAGCGGGGCGCAGCCGACTATATGGAAGCCATTTCCATTGGCCGCGGCGTCATTGGCCTGCGCCAGACACTCGCGCGCAGCCTGTCGTCCATTTTTTCAATCGGCTCCGGGGCGTCGATCGGGCGCGAAGGCCCGATGGTCCAGCTGGCCGCCATGTTTTCATCGCTGACCGGCCGATTCCTGCTGCTGCCGCCCCGCCATCTGCGGCTATTGGTCGCCTGTGGGGCCACGGCAGGCATCACGTCCGCCTATAACGCGCCCATTGCGGGCGCCTTGTTCATATCCGAGATCGTCTTTGGCGTGATTTCGTCCGCCACGCTGGTGCCGCTTGTGGTGTCGTCAGTGGTGGCCAACATCGTCACGCGCCAGATCCTGCACTACGACGCTGTCTTCCATATGCCGCATTTTGAATTTGTGTCGGGGTGGGAAGTGATCAATTACCTGGGTCTGGGCGTGGCCGCAGGCCTGGTCGCGCCTCAATTCCTGCGATTTCTGGATCTGTCGCGCGCCACGTTTTCGCGGCTGCCCTTCCCGCTCTGGCTCCGGATGGCGTTGGGCGGACTGGTGGTCGGTGCCTTATCGGTCGTCAACCCCCAGGTCTGGGGCAATGGTTACAGCGTGGTCAACAGCATGCTGCATACGCAATGGGCCTGGCAGGCCGTGGCGGCCATCTTGCTGATGAAGATAGTGGCCACGGGCGCCAGCGTGGGGTCGGGCGCGGTCGGCGGCGTGTTCACGCCGACGCTGTTTGTGGGAGCGGCCTTGGGTGCGCTGTATGCGAGCGGCTTGCAAGCGCTGTTGCCGGCGGGTGATGTGTCGGCAATTTCCAGCTATGCCGTGGTCGGCATGGGGGCGTTGCTGGCCGCCACCACGTACGCGCCGCTGATGTCGACGCTGATGATTTTTGAGATGACGCTGAGCTATGAAGTGATGCTGCCGCTGATGTTGGCCTGCATTACGGGGTACGTCATTGCACATCGGATACGGCCGGAATCGGTGTATGCGAAATCACTGGCGAACAACGAGCGCGCGCAGCGTGCGGTGTGGAAAGTGGCGGCGAAAACTGACGTCGAGAGGTGA
- a CDS encoding pyridoxal phosphate-dependent aminotransferase: MIRSKLPDVGTTIFTVMSRLAIEHKAINLGQGFPDFDPDPALCALVTQAMANGHNQYPYMPGVAPLREAIAAKTQALYGHAYDPETEITVTSGATEALMATVLAAVGSGDEVVVIEPCYDSYLPAIRLAGGTAVPVPLRAPTEADPYYRIDWQRVRDAITSKTRLLMLNFPHNPTGAVLDDSDLDALEAIVRDTGVLLVSDEVYEHIVFDGKPHASVARRPLLAEHAFVISSFGKTYHTTGWKIGYCCAPRQLSAELRKVHQFMVFTVPSPMQFALAEFMRDPKPYLDLPAFYQAKRDRLSEGLAKTRFRPLPSPGTFFLLADYSQISKQNEADFARDLTVNHGVTVIPVSAFYRQPDAAESNHRIVRFCFAKKDATLDAALERLAQV; the protein is encoded by the coding sequence ATGATCCGATCCAAACTTCCCGACGTTGGCACCACCATCTTCACCGTCATGAGCCGCCTGGCCATCGAGCACAAGGCCATCAACCTGGGTCAGGGCTTTCCCGACTTTGATCCCGATCCAGCGCTGTGCGCGCTGGTCACACAGGCCATGGCGAACGGGCATAACCAGTATCCGTACATGCCCGGCGTGGCGCCCTTGCGCGAAGCCATCGCGGCAAAGACCCAGGCCCTGTATGGCCACGCCTACGACCCGGAAACCGAAATCACGGTGACCAGCGGCGCCACCGAAGCCCTGATGGCCACCGTGCTGGCCGCCGTCGGCAGCGGCGACGAAGTGGTGGTCATCGAGCCCTGCTATGACTCGTACCTGCCCGCGATCCGTCTGGCCGGCGGCACCGCGGTCCCGGTGCCGCTGCGCGCGCCCACCGAAGCCGACCCCTACTACCGCATCGATTGGCAGCGCGTGCGTGACGCCATCACGTCCAAGACGCGCCTGTTGATGCTGAACTTTCCGCACAACCCCACGGGCGCCGTGCTCGATGACAGCGACCTGGATGCGCTGGAAGCCATCGTTCGGGACACCGGCGTTTTGCTGGTGTCAGACGAGGTCTACGAACACATCGTGTTTGACGGCAAGCCGCACGCCAGCGTCGCGCGTCGTCCGTTGCTGGCCGAACACGCATTCGTGATTTCTTCTTTCGGCAAGACTTATCACACCACCGGCTGGAAAATCGGCTACTGCTGCGCGCCGCGCCAACTTAGCGCCGAACTGCGCAAGGTGCATCAATTCATGGTGTTCACGGTGCCCTCGCCGATGCAGTTCGCGCTGGCCGAGTTCATGCGTGATCCCAAGCCTTATCTGGATTTGCCGGCGTTCTACCAAGCCAAGCGCGATCGTTTGTCGGAAGGCCTGGCCAAGACGCGTTTCCGGCCGTTGCCCAGCCCGGGCACGTTCTTTTTGCTGGCGGACTACAGCCAGATTTCCAAGCAGAACGAAGCCGACTTCGCCCGCGACCTGACCGTCAACCACGGCGTGACCGTGATTCCCGTTTCGGCTTTCTATCGCCAACCCGACGCGGCGGAATCCAACCACCGTATCGTCCGTTTCTGCTTTGCAAAGAAAGACGCGACCTTGGACGCCGCCTTGGAACGATTGGCGCAAGTCTAG
- a CDS encoding tripartite tricarboxylate transporter permease, with translation MSSILDHLSIGFGVAFSLTNILVAMIGSFIGTLVGVLPGLGPVNGVAMLIPIAFAMNLPPETALILLAAVYVGAEYGGRITAILLNVPGEASAIMTTLDGYPLARQGMANVALSLSAWSAFFGAIVSVVGIILLAPLLAKWALAFGPAEYFVLMIFAFCCLTSLLGKQPVKGVLAAMIGLSISVVGVDANSGVYRYTFESVHLADGIDFVVVVIALFAVSEMLEMLEKVMAGHSVEVTPSGRKIFNLKELAFTWWSVVRSALVGFGVGVLPGAGASVAAAVAYSQEKRIIEAKDPDAKFGKGDMRGLVAPEAAATASAIGSFVPMLTLGVPGSGTTAVMMGALTLYNITPGPVLFDTKPELVWGLIASLFVANVLLFVMNVPLVRLFSKVLSVPGWLMVPGILCISYIGVYAINAGTFDLLLVAGIGALGYFLRKFGVPMAPLVLGVVLGNMMEQNLRRALSMTDGDVRVLFASPVSMSMWAAAVAVVVVPQILRRVRRARKAAENAA, from the coding sequence ATGAGCAGCATTCTTGATCATCTTTCGATCGGATTCGGCGTTGCGTTTTCGCTGACCAACATTTTGGTTGCCATGATCGGTTCGTTCATCGGCACCTTGGTGGGCGTGCTGCCCGGCCTGGGGCCCGTCAACGGCGTGGCGATGCTGATTCCCATCGCGTTCGCGATGAACCTGCCGCCGGAAACCGCGTTGATCCTCTTGGCCGCGGTGTACGTGGGTGCGGAGTATGGCGGCCGTATCACGGCAATTTTGCTGAACGTACCGGGCGAGGCAAGCGCCATCATGACGACGCTTGATGGTTACCCGCTGGCGCGACAAGGCATGGCCAACGTGGCGTTGTCGCTATCGGCATGGTCGGCGTTTTTCGGCGCCATCGTGTCGGTGGTGGGCATCATCCTGCTGGCGCCGTTGTTGGCCAAATGGGCGTTGGCGTTCGGGCCGGCCGAGTACTTCGTGCTGATGATCTTCGCCTTCTGTTGCCTGACCAGCTTGCTGGGAAAACAGCCGGTCAAAGGCGTGCTGGCGGCGATGATCGGTCTGTCGATTTCGGTGGTCGGCGTGGATGCGAACTCGGGCGTATATCGCTACACGTTTGAATCGGTGCACTTGGCTGACGGTATTGATTTCGTGGTGGTGGTTATTGCGTTGTTCGCGGTCAGCGAGATGCTGGAAATGTTGGAAAAGGTGATGGCCGGGCATAGCGTCGAGGTCACGCCCAGCGGGCGCAAAATTTTCAATCTGAAAGAGCTGGCGTTCACGTGGTGGAGCGTGGTGCGCAGTGCGCTGGTGGGCTTCGGCGTGGGGGTGTTGCCGGGGGCGGGCGCAAGCGTGGCCGCGGCGGTCGCGTATTCGCAAGAAAAACGCATCATCGAAGCCAAGGACCCCGATGCCAAGTTCGGCAAGGGCGACATGCGCGGCCTGGTCGCGCCGGAGGCGGCCGCCACCGCATCGGCGATCGGTTCTTTTGTGCCGATGCTGACGCTGGGCGTGCCCGGGTCGGGCACGACGGCGGTCATGATGGGGGCGCTGACGCTCTACAACATCACGCCGGGGCCGGTGCTGTTCGATACGAAGCCCGAACTCGTGTGGGGCCTGATTGCGTCGTTGTTCGTGGCAAACGTGCTGCTCTTCGTCATGAACGTGCCGCTGGTGCGCCTGTTCTCGAAGGTACTGTCGGTGCCGGGGTGGTTGATGGTGCCGGGCATTCTGTGCATCAGCTATATCGGCGTCTATGCCATCAACGCCGGCACGTTCGACCTGTTGCTGGTGGCGGGCATCGGCGCGCTGGGATACTTCCTGCGCAAGTTTGGCGTGCCGATGGCGCCGCTGGTGCTGGGCGTCGTGCTGGGCAACATGATGGAACAGAACCTGCGCCGTGCCTTGTCGATGACCGATGGCGATGTGCGAGTGTTGTTCGCCAGTCCAGTGTCGATGTCGATGTGGGCGGCGGCGGTTGCGGTCGTCGTAGTTCCGCAGATTCTTCGCCGCGTGCGGCGCGCGCGAAAAGCGGCAGAGAATGCGGCTTGA
- a CDS encoding tripartite tricarboxylate transporter TctB family protein, with protein MNDRILGIGALALAAFMTSAGWGIEAPFAYEPVGPRAFPLLVAAMIGLCGLWLVYKGGHPVESNPPGANGRIALMMAFTVAYAFLFQWLGFIVATTLMTVFVGRLFAGSWIKCAIGGIVMSLLFFVLFDKVLDVVLPGGLLETLL; from the coding sequence ATGAACGATCGAATCCTGGGCATCGGCGCGTTGGCGCTGGCCGCCTTCATGACATCAGCCGGATGGGGCATCGAAGCCCCGTTCGCCTACGAACCTGTCGGCCCGCGCGCCTTTCCCCTGTTGGTGGCGGCCATGATCGGCCTGTGTGGCCTCTGGCTGGTCTACAAGGGCGGCCACCCCGTTGAATCAAACCCGCCGGGCGCCAACGGGCGCATCGCGCTGATGATGGCGTTTACGGTCGCCTACGCGTTCCTGTTCCAGTGGCTGGGATTCATCGTCGCGACCACCCTGATGACGGTCTTCGTCGGCCGCCTGTTTGCCGGCAGCTGGATCAAATGCGCCATCGGCGGCATCGTCATGAGTCTTCTCTTTTTTGTGTTGTTCGACAAAGTGCTGGACGTCGTCCTGCCGGGCGGCTTGCTGGAGACCCTGCTATGA